TTCCATTGATGAAGAACAAGCCCGAGATCGTCGAGATGTCCAAGCGCATCTATAAAAACCTGAGTCGCCGCCACAACGTCTTCTACGATCAGGCTGGCGCCATCGGTCGTCGCTACCGTCGTATGGACGAAGCTGGTACACCTTATTGTATCACTGTGGACTTCGATTCGCTCGAAGATGGAACAGTCACACTGCGTGATCGCGATTCTATGGAACAGATCCGTATTCCGGAAGGAGAGGTAGCTGCCTACATCGACGAAAAGATCTACGGCTAGCACGGTCACCGATTTAGGTTATTACAATTTGGCAAACCGTTGATGGCCGGACTCGAAAGGGTCCGGCCTTTTTGTAACCTATTTAATAATTCTTTCTTCGGCAGAGCTGGATGATCTGTTTTTCTGCAATTCGCTGGTAGATGTGTCAGCATTCGCCTCGGTAGCCCTACCAATTGAGCTGATAAAGGTAGGCCCACTGCGTCCTCGCAGTGCCGTTTCATCAGAACAAGCATTTGTTAGGGGTGACTTTACTTCATGAGTATCTTCTAGATTGCACGCAGTTGATTCGCTACCCACACTCGGGAAATGAAAAGACAGATTATCCCCGCAATACATGCGATCTGTTTATTCTGCGCCCTACTAGGACTCCCTCTTATCCATGGAGTGGAGAAGACGAACGTGGTGTTTATCCTCACAGACAATCACGGTGCATGGACCCTAGGGTGCTATGGCAATCCTGATATTCAAACGCCCCATATCGACCAATTGGCAATGGAAGGGATTCGATTCACTGAAGCATTTAGTAACAATCCGGTATGTTCACCCACTCGCGCAACCTACTTGACCGGACTGATGCCATCGCAGCACGGTGTACACAACTACCTCAACAAGGGCAGGTTACAAATCGGACCCGAAGGCAGTAGCTGAACTACGAGAATTACTACTCACAGATGAAAATCCACCGGTGCAATTGGCTGCGGCTCGTGCTTTGGGAAGAATCGGAGATATCAATGCAGTACCCGACCTGTTGGAATTTATTTCACGCCCACTGGATCGCCCGAGAGAACACGCTGCTATTTTTGCCCTTATAGAACTCAACGATTTTGAAGACACCGCTGTTGGCCTGAGCAATCGATCTTCTGAGGTCCAAAGACGGACCCTCTGGGCATTGAATGGTATGAACGATTCCTCATTGAGTTTAAATCAAGTGTTGGGATTACTAAGTGAGGCATCCGATTCTCTGGTCGAAGCCGTAGTCAGCATTTGCAAAATGCATCCTGATTGGGTTGAGGAAATGGCAGCTGTATTTAATCAACGCCGGACAGAGAACAGATTCACGGGACAATACATGAAAGCTGTTAGGCAATTGGCCCCC
This genomic stretch from Opitutia bacterium ISCC 52 harbors:
- a CDS encoding sulfatase-like hydrolase/transferase, giving the protein MKRQIIPAIHAICLFCALLGLPLIHGVEKTNVVFILTDNHGAWTLGCYGNPDIQTPHIDQLAMEGIRFTEAFSNNPVCSPTRATYLTGLMPSQHGVHNYLNKGRLQIGPEGSS